In the Mya arenaria isolate MELC-2E11 chromosome 11, ASM2691426v1 genome, one interval contains:
- the LOC128209041 gene encoding protein SPATA45 homolog, whose translation MSGERQPLSPAEARELGEQRESWCAVEMKKEQSWCRKERKHSDEILGSTAFDIHRPEFEPRCTFQVNAPTHRERKHFSDKQFHSQINI comes from the exons ATGTCAGGAGAGCGCCAACCACTTTCACCAGCTGAAGCAAGAGAACTAGGTGAGCAGAGGGAGTCTTGGTGTGCGGTGGAGATGAAAAAAGAACAAAGCTGGTGTCGGAAAGAGCGAAAACATTCAGATGAAATTTTGGGAAGCACTGCCTTTGACATTCATAGACCAGAATTCGAACCCAGATGTACATTTCAAGTCAATGCCCCAACACATCGAGAACGGAAGCACTTCAGTGATAAACAAT ttcatAGCCAGATTAACATCTAA